The window CAAAGCCACGCCCATGCACCCGGCAACATACCAGAAGAACGCCGCTTCATAGCCCGCGCTCTTGAAGCCGAGCGCCACCGATTCCGCGGTTCCCCCGAAAAACGCCTGGCTGATCGCATAAGGCAGGCCGACGCCCAGCGCGCGGACATGCGGGGGGAACATCTCCGCCTTCACCACCGCGCTCGTCGCGCTCGATCCAGAAATGACCAGATAGGCTGCGCAGATCAGGAAGAAGGCGGCCGTTCCGCTGCCCGCCGCGCCGATCGCGGTGAACAGGGGCACCGTAGTCAGCACACCCATCACCCAGGTCCAGTAGAGCAGGGGCTTGCGCCCGACCCGATCGGATAGTGCGCCCAGCATCGGCTGGATCACGATGTAGAAGATCAACGCGGCCGAGCAGACCAGCGACGCCTTGTCCTTCGCGAAGCCTGCCGATGCGACCAGATATTTCTGCATGTAGGTGGTGAAGGCGTAGAAGCTGACATTGCTGCCGATCGACAGGCCGAACACCAGAGCGACCTGCTTGGGATGTTCGCGGATCAGCGTCAGGAAGCCGCCCTTCTTGCGCTCGCCCGTGGACTCCTCGACGAAGTCCGGGGTCTCGTCGATCCCGCGCCGCAGCCAGAATACGCTCACCGCCAGCACCGCGCCGGTCGCGAAGGCGAAGCGCCAGCCCCATTCCTCAAGCTGCGCTTCGGTCAGGAATACGAACTGCAGCAGCACGAGCAGGCCGAGCGCGAGCAATTGCCCCGCGATCAGGGTCACATATTGGAAGCTGGACCAGAAGCCGCGTTTCTCGGGCGGCGCGATCTCGGTCAGGTAGGTCGCCGCCGTCCCGAACTCGCCGCCCAGGCTTAGGCCCTGCGCCATGCGCGCGACGGTCAGCAGGATCGGCGCCCAGATTCCGATGCTGGCATAAGTGGGCGAGCAGGTGATGATCAGCGATCCTGCGCACATCAGCATGATCGACCAGGTCAGCGCCGCTTTGCGTCCATATTTGTCGGCGGCAAGGCCCAGCACCCAGCCGCCTAGCGGCCGCATGACGAAGCCGATCGCGAAGACGATGCTGGTCGACAGCAATTGCGCGGTCGGATCGTCCTGCGGGAAGAAGCTCTTGGCGAAATAGAGCGAGAAAGCCGAATAGACGTACCAGTCATACCATTCGACCAGATTGCCCAGCGACCCGCCGACGACCGAGCGGACGGCGTGGCGGGGTGCGGGCTTTGCGCTCACTCGAACAGCCCCAATCCCATTACCTCGACCTCATCGAGCACGATCCCGAACACGAAGTTGAGCCGCAACCGATAGGCGGTCGCGCTCTCGATCTCGGCCTCGACATGCTGGTCGCCGTTGCGGCGGGTGTAATGCGTGTCGGTCAGACTCGCGAAGCCCGAGGGGAGGACGAGGCTGACGACCGACAGGGTCGTGAAGCGCGTTTCCGGGCGCGTCGAGGTCCAGTGGTTCGCCATCTCCAGATCGGCGCTCGCCACCGGTTCCAGCGTGAAGCTGTATTGCGGCTGCCACTCATCGAGGAGCGTGCGCCCGTCGGTGAGCGCGGGATGGCCCTTGCGCTCGAGGAACCAGCCATGATCCTCATGGGTCGACAGGCGATAGCGCGAACCGTCGGGCGCCTCGACTTCCGGCCCGGCGATCAGCGGCATCGGCGGCGAATAGCTGCCGCCGAAGCCCGCATCCGCGATCCATTGCATCCCGTCGATCGTGACGAGGTTCAGCGTGTGCGTCTTGGGCGGCACGCCGTCCGCCATCAGCCACACCCGCGCGAGCAGCGGCCGCGCGTCGAATCCGATCGCGGTCAGCGCGCGCAGGAACAGCTGGTTCTGTTCGAAACAATAACCGCCGCGCCGCTTGTGGACGAGCTTTTCGAACACATGCTCGGGATCGAGGCTGATTCCGCGCCCCAGCCGGACGTCGAGATTTTCGAACGGGATCGACAGCCGGTGTTGGCGCTGCACGGCGGCAAGGCCGGCGGCATCCGCCTCGGGAACGAGGCCCAGGCCGATGCGCGCGAGATAGGCGTCGAGGTCGATGGGGGCGCTTATTTGCACGCGCCGGTCCGCTGTCCGCCGCCAGTGGTGATGATCTTCACGGGTTTTCCGTCCTTGGTGCCTGTCGATGTGGTGGCGATCGTATAGCTGTTGGGCGTGTAGGTGCCCTTCGATGCGATCATCAACCCATCGGGGAAGCGTTTGTTGGTGCAGAAGGTGTCATAGACGAACTTGCCGCCCTCCATCGCGAATTTGCGCGGCTTGCACACCGCGGCGTCATCCTGCGTCAGCAGCGCTTCGGGGCGGCTGGTGGCCTGAGCGGCGGTGAAGCAGCTCTTCCGCTTGCTGTTGCCCGCGAACATCTTGACCACCCATTGCGGCACGCCCGGCACTTCGGCGCTGACCATGTCGGTCCAGTGCGACCATTGGCCGGGCGCGAAGCCATCGGCGAAAGCGGCCGCCGGCGCGGTGGCCAGCAACATCGTCAGACAGATACGAAAGCGGTTCATCGGCACCTTCACCCCAAAGCTGGCGCGACCCTAGCGCGTGGCGATGGCGGTGCAAGTGCGCGGCGTCACACCGCACAAATCCTCCCCCGGAGGGGGAGGGGAACCGCGAAGCGGTGGAGGGGTATTTGAGGCCGGGCGGTTCGCTGCCGGCCAATACCCCTCCGTCAGTCCTGCGGACTGCCACCTCCCCCGCCGGGGGAGGATCTAATTGGCCATCGCCGCAAGATATTCCGCGCTGCCCCGCGGCTGCGGCTTCTTGCGCGGATCGTAGAAGGGGGAGAGCAGCTTGAGCATCTCGCGCTGCCCTGATTTCTTGCGCCGCGCGCGATATTCGGCCTCCTCGGCGATCGAGGCCGCGCGTTCCGCTTCGGTCATGTCGGCGCGGTCGACCGCCAGCATATAATCGGCGACGCGGCGGCTGTGCGCCATCAGGTGGCGGATCGCGGCGAACAGACCCTTGATCCGATCGACATAGCCGCCGCCCGCCGCCTTCAACACGTCATAGCAGACGGTGCGATGCTCGAATTCCTCGGCCAGATGCCATTTCCACAGCCGCACCAGCCGCTCGTCCGCGCCTTCGAGCAGGTCGTCCGCTTCCTCGAACAGGAAACGCGCATAGACGATGCCGACGCTTTCGAAGCCCTCGCAATAGGCCGCGTTCCACACGAGCGGCTTTTCGGCGAGGAAGCGATCATAGTCGGCGTTGAGCGCGGCTTCATAGTCGCGCACCTTGGGATAGCGGCCATAGAGCGCCTTGTTGAAGGCGCGGTGCTGGCGATAGTGATTGCCTTCCTGCGCGCAGAACAAAGCGGCGTCCGCCTTCAGTGCGGCATCGCCATGCTTGTCGGCAACGCGCGTCACGACCTTGTTGAGATAGGTTTCGATCGGCACCAGCCCGGTCGAGGTCGCGTTGCTGATCTGCACGAAGGCGCGGTTGGGCGCCCAGTGGGGCAGGGCATCGGTGAAGTCGATCTTCGGCTTGCGCACGATCATGGCAGCTTCTCCAGAAAGGCCAGCAGATCCGCGACGAACAGGTCGGGCACCTCCATCGCCGCGAAATGCCCGCCCATCTCCGGCTCTGCCCAATGGACGATGTTATAGCGCGGCTCGACGATCGAACGCGGCGACTTCATGATCTCATAGGGGTAGTTGGCGATCCCGCAGGGCGGCGTGATCGGTGCTTGGCTCGACGGATTGCGGAACATGTCGCGGTACAGCCGCACCGAACTGCCGATGCAATTGGTCGCCCAATAGAGCGCGACTCCGTCGAGGATGTGCTGGTCGCGCGCCAGCGGCTTGCCGGCCGCGTCGCGCCCGCTCCACGCGATGAACTTCTCGCCGATCCACGCGAGCAGGCCCAGCGGCGAATCCGCGAGGCCGACCGCCAGCGTTTGGGGTCGCGTGCCCTGAATTGCCTGATAGCCCGAACCGTCCATCCGCATCCGATCGCTGCGCGCGATCCACGCTTTTTCCGTCTCGGTCGCGGTCTCGCGGATCGGGTCGCCGGGCATCACCATCATCGGCACCATGTTCACGTGGACGCCGATCAGCCTGTCCGCGTGGAACCGGCCCATTTCGGACGCGATCACGCTGCCCCAGTCGCCGCCCTGCACGACGAAGCGATCATGGCCGAGCGCGGCCATCAGATCGACCATCACGTCGCCGATCCCGCGCGGCGGCAGGTCGCTTTCGAGATCGCGGGTCGAAAAACCGTAGCCGGGCAGCGACGGGCAGACGATGTCGAGTGGCTTGCCGCTGGCGATCAGCAGATCGATCGCGTCGCCGAACTCGAGATAGGAACCCGGCCAGCCGTGGAGCAGCAGCAACGGCAGGCGATCGGCCGCCGCGCCCGTCGTCACGCGGACGAAGTGGGTCGTCTGCCCGCGGATCGGCAGGGTGAAGGCGGGGTGCCGGTTCGCCCGCGCCTCGAACGCCGCCCAATCGAACGCCTCGAACCCGGCCTTGAGCCGCGCCAGATCGACCGGCGCGATCCCCATGCCGCCATCCGGATCGACCGCGACGGGCGCCGCGCGACTATTGGCCAGACGCGCCTTGAGGTCTTCGATCATCGCCGCCTCCGCGGCGAAGCGGAAGGGGGCGGGGGCCGTCACGACAGGCTCGGATCCAGCAGGATCTTGCAGTCCTTCGGCGCCTTGCCCAGTTCCTCGAACGCAGCGGGAAAGGCGTCGAAGCCGACCGATCGGCTGTGCATCGGCGCGACATCGATCCGCCGCCGCGCGATCGCATCGATCACCGCCGCGAAATCGCCCTCGCCATAAGCCTGGCTGAACTTGATCGTGACTTCCTTGCCGAGCGCCGCGAGCGGGTTGATCGCGTCGTCGCCCATGCACACACCCGCCACGACCACCTGGCCGCGCACGCCGGCATAGCCGACCGCCTGCTTGAGCAGCCCCGGATTGCCGACACATTCGAACACGATTTCCGGCGCGCGGCCGGTGATCGCGGCGAAGCGCGCGGAGACGTCCTCACTCTTGGGATCGATCACCGCGGTCGCGCCCAGATCGATCGCCAGCGCGCGCCTAACCGGGCTTGGCTCGCTGACCACCACATGCCGCGCGCCCTTCATCCGCGCGAACAGGGCCGTCGCCGCACCGATCGGGCCGAGGCCCATGATCAGGACCGTGCTGTTGCTTTTCACCCCGGCCATCTCGACTGCGTGGTGCGCGACCGCCAGCGGCTCGACCATCGCGCCTTCGATGAACGACACGCCTTCGGGCAGGCGCTGGAGCATGTGCCGATCGACCGCGACATATTCGGCATAGGCGCCGGGCCGATCGGGTCGCGCGCCGATGAAGGCGACGCCGGTGCACAAAGACGGCAGATCGGCATCGCACGCCGCGCAATTCTTGCACGAAAGAACGGGCAGGGCGGTCACGCGCTCGCCGACTTTCCAGCCGTCCATGTCGCTGCCCAGCGCCACGATCGATCCGGCGAATTCGTGGCCGAAGATCGTGCCCTTGGGCATGCGGTTGAGCTGCTTCATGTGCAGGTCGGATCCGCAGATGCCTGCGCCCGCCACCTGCAGGATCGCCTGTCCGGCCTTCGGCGTCGGATCGTCGACCCGTTCGATCACCAGCGGCACATCGGCCGACATATAGACTGCAGCGCGCATCCTCGATCCCTTTTCAGCTATCTCTTTTGCCGGGGACCATATCGGCCCGCCGACGTCAGCGAAAGCGATTCAGGCGGCGCGCGAGCGGCTGGAGACGATGGGGTATCCAATCGCGGACGAAATGTTCGAAAGCGACCCGGCGATCGGGTCGATCGTCGGTGCCCGGCCGCATGCGAAAATTGGTGGTGCGGCTGGGCAGGCTGGCGACGCCGTGTTCGGGGGCGGTGTAATAATAGGTCGCGATCGACCGGCGCGATCGATCGGGTGGGCAGGCGAGCGGGCTCGGATGGCCGTGAAAGCTGTCGAGCGCGGTGTTGAAGATCACCGCGCGTCCCAGCACCGGCGCGATGCTTGCCACCGGCCCGGTCATCGCCTTGTCCCACAATTCCAGATCGCCGCCCCATTCGGGCCGCCAATCGTCGTTCAGGTAGATGAGCAGGTTCAGCCGCCGCTCCAGCCGCATGATCCGGTGGACGTTGAAATCGGCATGCACGCCCAGATGCCCGCCGGTCAGAGTCTCGTGCAGCCCGCCGCCGGTGAAATAGGGATCGGGCACCAGCCCGGCGATCCCGGTCAGTTCCTCCAGAAAAGCGAGGAAGGGGCGGGCATTGAGTTGCGCCAGCAGGTTTCGCGCCCGCGCATCGTCGATCTCCTCGGGCGCATATTGATATTTGCGCCGCTCCTGATCGCGGTCGAACGCCGATTTGTCGGCGCGATCGGGATAGGCGGCGGCGACGGTGCGCAGGATCGCGGGATCGAGGAAGCCGTCGATCACGATATGCGGGAAGGGCTCGGCTGTCCGATAGTGCTCCGCCAGGCCGGCGCCTGCTGCCCGACACTGCGCCTCTTCGAAGCGCGGGGCGCCGTCGCGATCGTCGAAGGTGAGCAGCGGATCCATCGCCGCACCCTATCGCCGCGCCTGCCTGCGACAAATCGATTTTGATGGGTGGAACAAAAGGCGTCCGTGCCCCATATTGGCGTCATGGTCATCCAGATCCGCACCACACTCGACGAGCCGGATACCGGCCAAAGCTTCATCCCGCACCGCCCCGAGCGCCCCGAAAAGACTGAGGGCGGCAAGGCGTTCAAGCTCGTGTCCGAGTACGAGCCGTCGGGCGACCAGCCGACCGCGATCGCCGAACTGGTGTCGCAGGCGGAGGCGGGGGAGCGCGATCAGGTGCTGCTGGGCGTCACCGGTTCGGGCAAGACCTTCACGATGGCGAGCGTTGTGCAGCGGCTGCAGCGCCCTGCGCTGGTCCTCGCGCCCAACAAGATTCTCGCCGCGCAGCTGTACGGAGAGTTCAAGCAATTCTTCCCCGACAATGCGGTCGAATTCTTCGTCAGCTATTACGACTATTACCAGCCGGAGGCGTACGTCCCGCGGTCGGACACCTATATCGAGAAGGAAAGCTCGGTGAACGAGGCGATCGATCGGATGCGCCATTCGGCCACCCGATCGCTGCTCGAACGCGACGACGTGCTGATCGTCGCGTCGGTTTCGTGCCTCTACGGTATCGGTTCGGTCGAAACCTATTCGGCGATGATCTTCGATCTGAAGAAGGGCCAGACGGTCGATCAGCGCGAGATCATCAGGAAGCTCGTCGCGCTCCAGTACAAGCGCAACGACGCCGCGTTCGGGCGCGGCAATTTCCGCGTGCGCGGGGACAATCTCGAAATCTTCCCCTCGCATTATGAGGATAGCGCGTGGCGCGTCGCCTTCTTCGGGGATGAGATCGAGGAGATCGTCGAGTTCGATCCGCTCACCGGCAAGAAGGCGGCGAGCCTCAATTCGGTCCGGGTGTTCGCGAACAGCCACTATGTTACGCCGGGGCCGACGATGAAGCAGGCGAGCGAGGCGATCCGCTTCGAACTGACCGAGCGGCTGAAGGAACTTCAGGCTGAGGGCAAATTGCTGGAGGCGCAGCGGCTGGAGCAGCGCACCAATTTCGATTTGGAGATGATCGCCGCCACCGGTTCGTGCGCGGGGATCGAGAATTACAGCCGCTTCCTCACCGGCCGCATGCCCGGTGAGCCGCCGCCCACCCTGTTCGAATATCTGCCCGACAATGCGCTTCTCTTTATCGACGAGAGCCATCAGACGATCGGCCAGATCAACGGCATGGCGCGGGGCGATCACCGGCGGAAGATCACGCTCGCCGAATATGGCTTCCGCCTGCCCAGCTGCATCGACAACCGCCCGTTGCGCTTCAACGAGTGGGAGGTGATGCGCCCGCAGACCGTCTATGTCTCCGCAACCCCCGGCAATTGGGAAATGGAGCAGACCGGCGGCGTCTTTGCCGAACAGGTGATCCGTCCGACCGGCCTGATCGATCCGCCGGTCGAAATCCGCCCGATTGAAAGCCAGGTCGACGACCTCGTTCACGAAGCGCGTGAGACGGCGAAGAAGGGCTATCGCATCCTCGTCACCACGCTCACCAAGCGGATGGCCGAGGATCTGACCGAATATCTGCACGAGGCGGGTCTCAAGGTCCGTTACATGCATTCGGACGTCGAGACGCTGGAGCGTATCGAGCTGATCCGCGACCTGCGGCTGGGCGTCTATGACATTCTGGTCGGCATCAACCTGCTGCGCGAAGGTTTGGACATTCCCGAATGCGGCCTCGTCGCGATCCTCGATGCGGACAAAGAAGGTTTTCTGCGTTCCGAAACCTCGCTGGTCCAGACGATCGGCCGCGCGGCGCGTAACGTCGACGGGCGCGTGATCCTCTATGCCGACAGCATCACCGGATCGATGGAACGCGCGATGGCGGAAACGCAGCGCCGCCGCGAGAAGCAGCAGGCGTACAATGCTGAACATGGCATCACGCCGGAAACGATCCGCCGCAACATCACCGACATCGTCGGCCATCTGGCGTCGAAGGATCAGGTGACGGTCGACACGGGGCTGGAGGACCGGCCCCACATGGTCGGCCACAATCTGCGCGCGTATATCGAGGAACTCGAAGCCAAGATGCGCGCCGCCGCCGCCGATCTGGAGTTCGAGGAGGCCGGCCGCCTGCGCGACGAGATCCGCAAGCTGGAGCAGGAAGAACTCGGCCTGCCGGTCGACGAGCATTACGCCCCGGTCAAGGCGCACGCTACCGGCGGCAAGCCGGGCACGCGCACGACGCGTTACGGCAATGCCCGCAAGGCGAAGGCCGCGAAGGGGCGGCGCTAGCGGGCTTTCTTACAAAGCCCGCGCCACGCGGAAGCCCGATGACGTGCTTTTGACTTCGGCGGCGACCGCCATGCGGCGGGCGCTGCGCACGTCGGCGGGTTCGTTGTGGAAACTGCCGCCGCGCACCGCCCGCATCGGGCAGCCGGGGGTGATGTTGGGCGCGCCGTCACTGCCGACGCCGAAATAGCCGACGTCGACGCAATCGAGCGTCCATTCGGATGCGTTGCCGTGCATGTCGTACAAGCCGAAGGCGTTGGGCGGGAAGCCGCCGACCGGTACTGTCTGCTTATAGCTGTCGAGGATATTGGCGTCGTCGGTCAGGACCGCGTCGCCGGTGTTCCACGGCGTCGATGTCCGCGCGCGCGCCGCATATTCCCATTCGGCCTCGGACGGCAGGAAATAACGTTTGCCCGTCTTCTTGCTCAGCCATTCGACATAGCGGCGCGCGTCGAACCATGTCGTGTTGACGACCGGGCGCTTGCCACGGCCCCAACCATTGTCGGCGACACGCGCACAGCCGCCTTCGGCGACGCAGGCGTCCCATTCGTCGAAGGTCACTTCATATTTGCCCATCGCGAAGGCATTGGCGATCCGCACGGTGCGGGTCGGCCCCTCATTAGGCTTGCGGTCCATCTCAGCCGAGGTCGATCCCATCGTGAAGCTGCCCGCAGGCAGCACGACCATCGCCGGACACAGTTCGCAATCCTGAATGACGGCGCCTCGCGCG is drawn from Sphingomonas crocodyli and contains these coding sequences:
- a CDS encoding MFS transporter, which codes for MSAKPAPRHAVRSVVGGSLGNLVEWYDWYVYSAFSLYFAKSFFPQDDPTAQLLSTSIVFAIGFVMRPLGGWVLGLAADKYGRKAALTWSIMLMCAGSLIITCSPTYASIGIWAPILLTVARMAQGLSLGGEFGTAATYLTEIAPPEKRGFWSSFQYVTLIAGQLLALGLLVLLQFVFLTEAQLEEWGWRFAFATGAVLAVSVFWLRRGIDETPDFVEESTGERKKGGFLTLIREHPKQVALVFGLSIGSNVSFYAFTTYMQKYLVASAGFAKDKASLVCSAALIFYIVIQPMLGALSDRVGRKPLLYWTWVMGVLTTVPLFTAIGAAGSGTAAFFLICAAYLVISGSSATSAVVKAEMFPPHVRALGVGLPYAISQAFFGGTAESVALGFKSAGYEAAFFWYVAGCMGVALVTTLFVPETAPRKAPQRIA
- a CDS encoding arylamine N-acetyltransferase; translation: MQISAPIDLDAYLARIGLGLVPEADAAGLAAVQRQHRLSIPFENLDVRLGRGISLDPEHVFEKLVHKRRGGYCFEQNQLFLRALTAIGFDARPLLARVWLMADGVPPKTHTLNLVTIDGMQWIADAGFGGSYSPPMPLIAGPEVEAPDGSRYRLSTHEDHGWFLERKGHPALTDGRTLLDEWQPQYSFTLEPVASADLEMANHWTSTRPETRFTTLSVVSLVLPSGFASLTDTHYTRRNGDQHVEAEIESATAYRLRLNFVFGIVLDEVEVMGLGLFE
- a CDS encoding DUF3617 domain-containing protein gives rise to the protein MNRFRICLTMLLATAPAAAFADGFAPGQWSHWTDMVSAEVPGVPQWVVKMFAGNSKRKSCFTAAQATSRPEALLTQDDAAVCKPRKFAMEGGKFVYDTFCTNKRFPDGLMIASKGTYTPNSYTIATTSTGTKDGKPVKIITTGGGQRTGACK
- a CDS encoding metal-dependent hydrolase, which codes for MIVRKPKIDFTDALPHWAPNRAFVQISNATSTGLVPIETYLNKVVTRVADKHGDAALKADAALFCAQEGNHYRQHRAFNKALYGRYPKVRDYEAALNADYDRFLAEKPLVWNAAYCEGFESVGIVYARFLFEEADDLLEGADERLVRLWKWHLAEEFEHRTVCYDVLKAAGGGYVDRIKGLFAAIRHLMAHSRRVADYMLAVDRADMTEAERAASIAEEAEYRARRKKSGQREMLKLLSPFYDPRKKPQPRGSAEYLAAMAN
- a CDS encoding epoxide hydrolase family protein, with protein sequence MTAPAPFRFAAEAAMIEDLKARLANSRAAPVAVDPDGGMGIAPVDLARLKAGFEAFDWAAFEARANRHPAFTLPIRGQTTHFVRVTTGAAADRLPLLLLHGWPGSYLEFGDAIDLLIASGKPLDIVCPSLPGYGFSTRDLESDLPPRGIGDVMVDLMAALGHDRFVVQGGDWGSVIASEMGRFHADRLIGVHVNMVPMMVMPGDPIRETATETEKAWIARSDRMRMDGSGYQAIQGTRPQTLAVGLADSPLGLLAWIGEKFIAWSGRDAAGKPLARDQHILDGVALYWATNCIGSSVRLYRDMFRNPSSQAPITPPCGIANYPYEIMKSPRSIVEPRYNIVHWAEPEMGGHFAAMEVPDLFVADLLAFLEKLP
- a CDS encoding zinc-dependent alcohol dehydrogenase, giving the protein MRAAVYMSADVPLVIERVDDPTPKAGQAILQVAGAGICGSDLHMKQLNRMPKGTIFGHEFAGSIVALGSDMDGWKVGERVTALPVLSCKNCAACDADLPSLCTGVAFIGARPDRPGAYAEYVAVDRHMLQRLPEGVSFIEGAMVEPLAVAHHAVEMAGVKSNSTVLIMGLGPIGAATALFARMKGARHVVVSEPSPVRRALAIDLGATAVIDPKSEDVSARFAAITGRAPEIVFECVGNPGLLKQAVGYAGVRGQVVVAGVCMGDDAINPLAALGKEVTIKFSQAYGEGDFAAVIDAIARRRIDVAPMHSRSVGFDAFPAAFEELGKAPKDCKILLDPSLS
- a CDS encoding 2OG-Fe(II) oxygenase: MDPLLTFDDRDGAPRFEEAQCRAAGAGLAEHYRTAEPFPHIVIDGFLDPAILRTVAAAYPDRADKSAFDRDQERRKYQYAPEEIDDARARNLLAQLNARPFLAFLEELTGIAGLVPDPYFTGGGLHETLTGGHLGVHADFNVHRIMRLERRLNLLIYLNDDWRPEWGGDLELWDKAMTGPVASIAPVLGRAVIFNTALDSFHGHPSPLACPPDRSRRSIATYYYTAPEHGVASLPSRTTNFRMRPGTDDRPDRRVAFEHFVRDWIPHRLQPLARRLNRFR
- the uvrB gene encoding excinuclease ABC subunit UvrB, which produces MVIQIRTTLDEPDTGQSFIPHRPERPEKTEGGKAFKLVSEYEPSGDQPTAIAELVSQAEAGERDQVLLGVTGSGKTFTMASVVQRLQRPALVLAPNKILAAQLYGEFKQFFPDNAVEFFVSYYDYYQPEAYVPRSDTYIEKESSVNEAIDRMRHSATRSLLERDDVLIVASVSCLYGIGSVETYSAMIFDLKKGQTVDQREIIRKLVALQYKRNDAAFGRGNFRVRGDNLEIFPSHYEDSAWRVAFFGDEIEEIVEFDPLTGKKAASLNSVRVFANSHYVTPGPTMKQASEAIRFELTERLKELQAEGKLLEAQRLEQRTNFDLEMIAATGSCAGIENYSRFLTGRMPGEPPPTLFEYLPDNALLFIDESHQTIGQINGMARGDHRRKITLAEYGFRLPSCIDNRPLRFNEWEVMRPQTVYVSATPGNWEMEQTGGVFAEQVIRPTGLIDPPVEIRPIESQVDDLVHEARETAKKGYRILVTTLTKRMAEDLTEYLHEAGLKVRYMHSDVETLERIELIRDLRLGVYDILVGINLLREGLDIPECGLVAILDADKEGFLRSETSLVQTIGRAARNVDGRVILYADSITGSMERAMAETQRRREKQQAYNAEHGITPETIRRNITDIVGHLASKDQVTVDTGLEDRPHMVGHNLRAYIEELEAKMRAAAADLEFEEAGRLRDEIRKLEQEELGLPVDEHYAPVKAHATGGKPGTRTTRYGNARKAKAAKGRR